From a single Miscanthus floridulus cultivar M001 chromosome 8, ASM1932011v1, whole genome shotgun sequence genomic region:
- the LOC136472175 gene encoding WAT1-related protein At5g47470-like produces MDRSRRMLCCGGVSMSMSCPDVVTICGLFAVQCIYGLYMMFLSALLAAGVPSLFIIVVACAASSIVVLPFALALERKKWPKVWSPMLVVQLIIISLGGVSIYQVIMMLGVARTSPAIASAMPNLCPGFIFVIAAYLGFERFDWKCKYTRAKILGTLVCLSGAMCVSFLKNPTPSVSVPGDDEELSDGKGRHDWILGCFCLLTGVIIFACNTVLQAAALKRFPAPLSICSITAMMGSIFSAIVQVLMEGKLTAGTADNLSRIIGEIVLVGGVVIGLCTAFQVSSIGRKGPVLVSMFNPFQTVFSAFICFIFFGQWIGLGCFVGIVLMFVGLYVVLWAKNREDNMFDDLTAPSETGCEIESSLLQ; encoded by the exons AGGAGGATGCTGTGCTGCGGCGGCGTTTCGATGTCCATGTCGTGCCCCGACGTGGTCACCATATGCGGCCTCTTCGCCGTGCAGTGCATCTACGGCCTCTACATGATGTTCCTCAGCGCCCTGCTCGCCGCCGGCGTCCCTTCCCTCTTCATCATCGTCGTCGCATGCGCCGCTTCCTCCATCGTGGTCCTCCCCTTCGCCCTCGCCCTCGAGAG GAAGAAATGGCCCAAAGTGTGGAGCCCCATGTTGGTTGttcagctcatcatcatttcaCTAGGAGG GGTGTCAATATACCAAGTCATCATGATGCTCGGTGTCGCACGCACCTCGCCAGCGATCGCCTCCGCCATGCCTAATCTTTGCCCTGGCTTCATCTTCGTCATCGCAGCCTACCTGGG GTTTGAGAGGTTCGACTGGAAGTGCAAGTACACCAGAGCGAAGATCTTGGGCACTCTGGTGTGCCTCAGCGGGGCAATGTGCGTCAGCTTCCTGAAGAACCCTACTCCCAGCGTATCCGTTCCCGGCGATGATGAAGAGCTCTCAGATGGCAAAGGCAGGCACGATTGGATACTTGGATGTTTCTGTCTTCTGACTGGGGTCATAATCTTCGCCTGCAACACTGTTCTGCAG GCTGCAGCTCTGAAGAGATTCCCTGCACCGTTGTCTATCTGTTCCATCACCGCCATGATGGGGTCGATCTTCAGTGCTATCGTCCAGGTCTTGATGGAGGGGAAGCTCACTGCAGGGACCGCTGACAACCTCAGCAGGATCATTGGCGAAATTGTGCTTGTG GGAGGCGTGGTGATCGGCCTGTGCACGGCATTCCAGGTATCAAGCATTGGGCGCAAGGGGCCTGTACTCGTGTCCATGTTCAACCCATTTCAGACGGTCTTCTCGGCGTTCATCTGCTTCATTTTCTTCGGACAATGGATCGGCTTGGGATG CTTTGTGGGGATTGTGCTCATGTTTGTTGGACTGTACGTGGTGCTGTGG